One window of the Rosa rugosa chromosome 3, drRosRugo1.1, whole genome shotgun sequence genome contains the following:
- the LOC133741266 gene encoding probable E3 ubiquitin ligase SUD1 isoform X2, with amino-acid sequence MEIVPAPPKLPDWDVPNGAASPPGTVKTAPSESNNEANVSTSSVAAKYDDEEEEEDVCRICRNPGDADNPLRYPCACSGSIKFVHQDCLLQWLNHSNARQCEVCKHPFSFSPVYAENAPARLPFQEFVVGMAMKTCHVLQFFLRLSFVLSVWLLIIPFITFWIWRLAFVRSFGEAQRLFLSHLSTTVILTDCLHGFLLSASIVFIFLGATSLRDYFRHLRELGGQDVDREDEAERNGARPVRRVPGQANRNFVGDANGEDAAGAQGIAGAGQMIRRNAENVAARWEMQAARLEAHVEQMFDGLDDADGAEDVPFDELVGMQGPVFHLVENAFTVLASNMIFLGVVIFVPFSLGRIILYHLSWLFSTASGPVLSTVMPLTESALSLANMTLKNALTAVTNLSTDSEKSGMVGQVAEILKVNMSGLNEVSNNNASSLSADFLKGATIGTSRLSDVTTLAIGYMFIFSLVFFYLGIVAFIRYTRGEPLTMGRFYGIASMAETIPSLFRQFLAAMRHLMTMIKVAFLLVIELGVFPLMCGWWLDVCTIRMFGKSMSHRVQFFSASPLASSLVHWVVGIVYMLQISIFVSLLRGVLRNGVLYFLRDPADPNYNPFRDLIDDPVHKHARRVLLSVAVYGSLIVMLVFLPVKLAMRMAPSIFPLDISVSDPFTEIPADMLLFQICIPFAIEHFKLRATIKSLLRYWFTAVGWALGLTDFLLPRPEDNVGQENGNAEPGRQDRLQDQALVALPGADEPNRGLLASGDTNAAEEYDTDEQSDSEYSFVLRIVLLLVVAWMTLLVFNSALIVVPTSLGRTIFNVIPFLPITHGIKCNDLYAFIIGSYIIWTAVAGVRYSIEHIRTKRVAVLLGQIWKWCSIVIKSSALLSIWIFVIPVLIGLLFELLVIVPMRVPVDESPVFLLYQDWALGLIFLKIWTRLVMLDHMMPLVDESWRVKFERVREDGFSRLQGLWVLREIVFPIIMKLLTALCVPYVLARGLFPVLGYPLVVNSAVYRFAWIGCLCFSLLCFCAKRFHVWFTNLHNSIRDDRYLIGRRLHNFGEDVVEKQSEAGTSSELQDSSFEVSGLIPHDREADVGLRQRRATQHDA; translated from the exons ATGGAGATCGTCCCGGCGCCGCCAAAGTTACCTGACTGGGACGTCCCAAACGGCGCCGCGTCGCCGCCAGGCACCGTCAAAACGGCGCCGTCGGAGAGCAACAACGAGGCGAACGTGTCGACGTCGTCGGTGGCGGCGAAGTACgacgatgaggaggaggaggaggacgtgTGCCGGATCTGTAGGAACCCTGGCGACGCCGATAACCCGCTCAGGTATCCATGCGCGTGTAGCGGAAGCATCAAGTTCGTGCACCAGGATTGTCTCCTTCAGTGGCTCAATCACAGTAATGCTCGCCAATGCGAG GTTTGCAAACATCCATTTTCCTTCTCTCCCGTATATGCTGAGAATGCACCTGCTAGGCTTCCTTTTCAGGAGTTTGTAGTTGGGATGGCAATGAAAACTTGCCATGTTCTGCAATTTTTTCTGCGCCTTAGTTTTGTGCTTTCCGTATGGCTCCTCATTATACCTTTCATTACATTTTGGATATGGCGGCTGGCTTTCGTGAGGAGTTTTGGTGAAGCTCAGAGATTATTCCTAAGTCATCTGTCAACTACAGTCATTCTTACTGATTGTCTGCATGGGTTCCTACTTTCTGCTAGCATTGTGTTCATTTTTCTCGGAGCCACTTCTCTGAGGGATTACTTCAGGCATTTACGTGAGCTTGGAGGTCAAGATGTTGACAGAGAAGATGAAGCAGAAAGAAATGGTGCTCGTCCTGTAAGAAGAGTTCCTGGACAAGCTAATAGGAACTTTGTTGGGGACGCTAACGGGGAAGATGCTGCTGGAGCACAAGGGATTGCTGGAGCAGGTCAAATGATTAGAAGGAATGCAGAAAATGTGGCTGCTCGCTGGGAGATGCAGGCAGCTCGTCTTGAGGCTCATGTTGAACAGATGTTTGATGGTCTAGACGATGCCGATGGTGCAGAGGATGTACCATTTGACGAGCTTGTGGGCATGCAGGGACCTGTATTTCATTTAGTGGAAAATGCATTTACT GTACTGGCAAGCAATATGATATTCCTTGGTGTAGTAATATTTGTGCCCTTCTCGTTAGGTCGGATTATACTCTATCATTTATCTTGGCTTTTCTCCACCGCTAGTGGTCCAGTTTTGTCAACAGTCATGCCACTCACTGAATCAGCCCTTTCCCTGGCTAATATGACTTTGAAGAATGCATTAACAGCTGTAACAAATTTATCAACCGATAGCGAAAAAAGTGGTATGGTTGGCCAGGTTGCAGAGATCTTGAAAGTTAACATGAGTGGACTGAATGAGGTTTCGAACAATAATGCAAGTTCACTTTCAGCAGACTTCTTGAAAGGGGCAACAATTGGAACTTCAAGGCTCTCTGATGTGACGACTCTTGCTATTGGATACATGTTTATATTCTCCCTAGTTTTCTTCTACCTTGGCATTGTGGCTTTCATTCGGTACACTAGGGGTGAGCCATTGACTATGGGGAGGTTCTATGGCATTGCTTCAATGGCAGAAACAATTCCATCTCTCTTCAGGCAGTTCCTGGCAGCAATGAGGCATTTGATGACAATGATTAAGGTTGCTTTCCTTCTGGTCATTGAACTTGGAGTGTTCCCACTAATGTGTGGATGGTGGTTGGATGTTTGTACTATAAGGATGTTTGGGAAGTCCATGTCTCACAGGGTGCAGTTCTTCTCAGCATCTCCTTTAGCTAGCTCCCTGGTCCATTGGGTTGTAGGAATCGTATACATGCTGCAAATAAGCATATTCGTCAGTCTTCTTCGAGGG GTTTTGCGTAATGGAGTTCTTTATTTCCTTAGAGATCCAGCTGATCCAAACTACAATCCCTTCCGTGATCTCATTGATGATCCTGTGCACAAACATGCTCGAAGGGTCCTGTTATCCGTTGCCGTGTATGGGAGTTTAATTGTGATGCTGGTGTTTTTACCAGTTAAACTAGCTATGCGGATGGCACCTTCCATTTTTCCTCTTGACATTTC GGTATCTGACCCATTTACTGAAATTCCTGCGGACATGCTTCTATTTCAAATATGCATTCCATTTGCCATTGAGCATTTCAAATTACGGGCAACCATTAAATCCCTGCTCCGTTATTGGTTTACGGCAGTTGGCTGGGCACTTGGTTTAACAGATTTCTTACTGCCCAGACCTGAGGATAACGTTGGAcaggaaaatggaaatgcagaGCCTGGAAGACAGGATAGACTACAGGATCAGGCTTTGGTGGCACTTCCAGGTGCTGATGAACCAAATCGAGGCCTTCTTGCATCAGGGGACACAAATGCTGCCGAGGAGTATGACACTGATGAACAATCTGATTCTGA GTATAGCTTTGTGCTTCGAATTGTCCTCTTGTTGGTGGTGGCTTGGATGACTTTACTTGTCTTCAACTCGGCCTTGATAGTTGTACCAACATCACTGGGAAGAACAATTTTCAATGTCATTCCTTTCCTCCCTATAACTCATGGCATCAAGTGCAACG ATTTATATGCTTTCATCATCGGAAGCTACATAATATGGACTGCTGTAGCTGGAGTTAGATATTCTATTGAACACATTAGAACAAAAAGGGTTGCAGTTCTATTGGGCCAGATCTGGAAGTGGTGTAGCATTGTCATTAAGAGTTCTGCACTGTTGTCAATATGG ATTTTTGTTATTCCAGTATTGATCGGGTTGCTTTTTGAGCTTTTGGTGATTGTGCCGATGCGGGTGCCTGTTGATGAAAGCCCAGTATTCCTGCTGTATCAGGACTGGGCTTTAGGCCTTATTTTTCTCAAGATATGGACTAGATTG GTGATGTTGGATCACATGATGCCATTGGTAGATGAAAGCTGGCGCGTAAAGTTTGAAAGGGTGAGGGAAGATGGCTTCTCCAGGCTGCAGGGTCTTTGGGTGCTCCGAGAGATTGTATTCCCAATCATAATGAAGTTGTTGACTGCCCTGTGCGTGCCTTATGTACTTGCCAGAGGGTTATTTCCTGTGCTCGGTTACCCATTAGTAGTCAACTCAGCAGTGTATCGGTTTGCCTGGATAGGATGCCTGTGCTTTAGTCTGCTGTGCTTCTGTGCCAAGAGGTTCCATGTATGGTTCACCAACCTTCACAACTCTATACGTGATGACCGATATCTAATTGGTCGTAGGCTTCATAACTTTGGAGAAGATGTTGTAGAGAAGCAAAGTGAGGCAGGGACATCCTCTGAATTGCAGGACTCTAGTTTTGAAGTCAGTGGTTTAATTCCTCATGACCGAGAGGCTGACGTTGGTCTCCGTCAAAGGCGTGCTACCCAACATGATGCTTAG
- the LOC133741266 gene encoding probable E3 ubiquitin ligase SUD1 isoform X1 codes for MEIVPAPPKLPDWDVPNGAASPPGTVKTAPSESNNEANVSTSSVAAKYDDEEEEEDVCRICRNPGDADNPLRYPCACSGSIKFVHQDCLLQWLNHSNARQCEVCKHPFSFSPVYAENAPARLPFQEFVVGMAMKTCHVLQFFLRLSFVLSVWLLIIPFITFWIWRLAFVRSFGEAQRLFLSHLSTTVILTDCLHGFLLSASIVFIFLGATSLRDYFRHLRELGGQDVDREDEAERNGARPVRRVPGQANRNFVGDANGEDAAGAQGIAGAGQMIRRNAENVAARWEMQAARLEAHVEQMFDGLDDADGAEDVPFDELVGMQGPVFHLVENAFTVLASNMIFLGVVIFVPFSLGRIILYHLSWLFSTASGPVLSTVMPLTESALSLANMTLKNALTAVTNLSTDSEKSGMVGQVAEILKVNMSGLNEVSNNNASSLSADFLKGATIGTSRLSDVTTLAIGYMFIFSLVFFYLGIVAFIRYTRGEPLTMGRFYGIASMAETIPSLFRQFLAAMRHLMTMIKVAFLLVIELGVFPLMCGWWLDVCTIRMFGKSMSHRVQFFSASPLASSLVHWVVGIVYMLQISIFVSLLRGVLRNGVLYFLRDPADPNYNPFRDLIDDPVHKHARRVLLSVAVYGSLIVMLVFLPVKLAMRMAPSIFPLDISVSDPFTEIPADMLLFQICIPFAIEHFKLRATIKSLLRYWFTAVGWALGLTDFLLPRPEDNVGQENGNAEPGRQDRLQDQALVALPGADEPNRGLLASGDTNAAEEYDTDEQSDSERYSFVLRIVLLLVVAWMTLLVFNSALIVVPTSLGRTIFNVIPFLPITHGIKCNDLYAFIIGSYIIWTAVAGVRYSIEHIRTKRVAVLLGQIWKWCSIVIKSSALLSIWIFVIPVLIGLLFELLVIVPMRVPVDESPVFLLYQDWALGLIFLKIWTRLVMLDHMMPLVDESWRVKFERVREDGFSRLQGLWVLREIVFPIIMKLLTALCVPYVLARGLFPVLGYPLVVNSAVYRFAWIGCLCFSLLCFCAKRFHVWFTNLHNSIRDDRYLIGRRLHNFGEDVVEKQSEAGTSSELQDSSFEVSGLIPHDREADVGLRQRRATQHDA; via the exons ATGGAGATCGTCCCGGCGCCGCCAAAGTTACCTGACTGGGACGTCCCAAACGGCGCCGCGTCGCCGCCAGGCACCGTCAAAACGGCGCCGTCGGAGAGCAACAACGAGGCGAACGTGTCGACGTCGTCGGTGGCGGCGAAGTACgacgatgaggaggaggaggaggacgtgTGCCGGATCTGTAGGAACCCTGGCGACGCCGATAACCCGCTCAGGTATCCATGCGCGTGTAGCGGAAGCATCAAGTTCGTGCACCAGGATTGTCTCCTTCAGTGGCTCAATCACAGTAATGCTCGCCAATGCGAG GTTTGCAAACATCCATTTTCCTTCTCTCCCGTATATGCTGAGAATGCACCTGCTAGGCTTCCTTTTCAGGAGTTTGTAGTTGGGATGGCAATGAAAACTTGCCATGTTCTGCAATTTTTTCTGCGCCTTAGTTTTGTGCTTTCCGTATGGCTCCTCATTATACCTTTCATTACATTTTGGATATGGCGGCTGGCTTTCGTGAGGAGTTTTGGTGAAGCTCAGAGATTATTCCTAAGTCATCTGTCAACTACAGTCATTCTTACTGATTGTCTGCATGGGTTCCTACTTTCTGCTAGCATTGTGTTCATTTTTCTCGGAGCCACTTCTCTGAGGGATTACTTCAGGCATTTACGTGAGCTTGGAGGTCAAGATGTTGACAGAGAAGATGAAGCAGAAAGAAATGGTGCTCGTCCTGTAAGAAGAGTTCCTGGACAAGCTAATAGGAACTTTGTTGGGGACGCTAACGGGGAAGATGCTGCTGGAGCACAAGGGATTGCTGGAGCAGGTCAAATGATTAGAAGGAATGCAGAAAATGTGGCTGCTCGCTGGGAGATGCAGGCAGCTCGTCTTGAGGCTCATGTTGAACAGATGTTTGATGGTCTAGACGATGCCGATGGTGCAGAGGATGTACCATTTGACGAGCTTGTGGGCATGCAGGGACCTGTATTTCATTTAGTGGAAAATGCATTTACT GTACTGGCAAGCAATATGATATTCCTTGGTGTAGTAATATTTGTGCCCTTCTCGTTAGGTCGGATTATACTCTATCATTTATCTTGGCTTTTCTCCACCGCTAGTGGTCCAGTTTTGTCAACAGTCATGCCACTCACTGAATCAGCCCTTTCCCTGGCTAATATGACTTTGAAGAATGCATTAACAGCTGTAACAAATTTATCAACCGATAGCGAAAAAAGTGGTATGGTTGGCCAGGTTGCAGAGATCTTGAAAGTTAACATGAGTGGACTGAATGAGGTTTCGAACAATAATGCAAGTTCACTTTCAGCAGACTTCTTGAAAGGGGCAACAATTGGAACTTCAAGGCTCTCTGATGTGACGACTCTTGCTATTGGATACATGTTTATATTCTCCCTAGTTTTCTTCTACCTTGGCATTGTGGCTTTCATTCGGTACACTAGGGGTGAGCCATTGACTATGGGGAGGTTCTATGGCATTGCTTCAATGGCAGAAACAATTCCATCTCTCTTCAGGCAGTTCCTGGCAGCAATGAGGCATTTGATGACAATGATTAAGGTTGCTTTCCTTCTGGTCATTGAACTTGGAGTGTTCCCACTAATGTGTGGATGGTGGTTGGATGTTTGTACTATAAGGATGTTTGGGAAGTCCATGTCTCACAGGGTGCAGTTCTTCTCAGCATCTCCTTTAGCTAGCTCCCTGGTCCATTGGGTTGTAGGAATCGTATACATGCTGCAAATAAGCATATTCGTCAGTCTTCTTCGAGGG GTTTTGCGTAATGGAGTTCTTTATTTCCTTAGAGATCCAGCTGATCCAAACTACAATCCCTTCCGTGATCTCATTGATGATCCTGTGCACAAACATGCTCGAAGGGTCCTGTTATCCGTTGCCGTGTATGGGAGTTTAATTGTGATGCTGGTGTTTTTACCAGTTAAACTAGCTATGCGGATGGCACCTTCCATTTTTCCTCTTGACATTTC GGTATCTGACCCATTTACTGAAATTCCTGCGGACATGCTTCTATTTCAAATATGCATTCCATTTGCCATTGAGCATTTCAAATTACGGGCAACCATTAAATCCCTGCTCCGTTATTGGTTTACGGCAGTTGGCTGGGCACTTGGTTTAACAGATTTCTTACTGCCCAGACCTGAGGATAACGTTGGAcaggaaaatggaaatgcagaGCCTGGAAGACAGGATAGACTACAGGATCAGGCTTTGGTGGCACTTCCAGGTGCTGATGAACCAAATCGAGGCCTTCTTGCATCAGGGGACACAAATGCTGCCGAGGAGTATGACACTGATGAACAATCTGATTCTGA AAGGTATAGCTTTGTGCTTCGAATTGTCCTCTTGTTGGTGGTGGCTTGGATGACTTTACTTGTCTTCAACTCGGCCTTGATAGTTGTACCAACATCACTGGGAAGAACAATTTTCAATGTCATTCCTTTCCTCCCTATAACTCATGGCATCAAGTGCAACG ATTTATATGCTTTCATCATCGGAAGCTACATAATATGGACTGCTGTAGCTGGAGTTAGATATTCTATTGAACACATTAGAACAAAAAGGGTTGCAGTTCTATTGGGCCAGATCTGGAAGTGGTGTAGCATTGTCATTAAGAGTTCTGCACTGTTGTCAATATGG ATTTTTGTTATTCCAGTATTGATCGGGTTGCTTTTTGAGCTTTTGGTGATTGTGCCGATGCGGGTGCCTGTTGATGAAAGCCCAGTATTCCTGCTGTATCAGGACTGGGCTTTAGGCCTTATTTTTCTCAAGATATGGACTAGATTG GTGATGTTGGATCACATGATGCCATTGGTAGATGAAAGCTGGCGCGTAAAGTTTGAAAGGGTGAGGGAAGATGGCTTCTCCAGGCTGCAGGGTCTTTGGGTGCTCCGAGAGATTGTATTCCCAATCATAATGAAGTTGTTGACTGCCCTGTGCGTGCCTTATGTACTTGCCAGAGGGTTATTTCCTGTGCTCGGTTACCCATTAGTAGTCAACTCAGCAGTGTATCGGTTTGCCTGGATAGGATGCCTGTGCTTTAGTCTGCTGTGCTTCTGTGCCAAGAGGTTCCATGTATGGTTCACCAACCTTCACAACTCTATACGTGATGACCGATATCTAATTGGTCGTAGGCTTCATAACTTTGGAGAAGATGTTGTAGAGAAGCAAAGTGAGGCAGGGACATCCTCTGAATTGCAGGACTCTAGTTTTGAAGTCAGTGGTTTAATTCCTCATGACCGAGAGGCTGACGTTGGTCTCCGTCAAAGGCGTGCTACCCAACATGATGCTTAG
- the LOC133735240 gene encoding filament-like plant protein 7 has protein sequence MDHKGWLWRKKSSEKIIVSTNRLAIPLGTIEEEVQTNPPEKGNDVERPGKNLNEKLASVLLDSNVKEEGTPGDLVPKQELDEALRQGIAANERSIHSDDALKECMEQLILVREEQEQRIHDAVMMTSREYEKSQKKLEAKLRETSEQVTNLAVENTNLTRALRAKEKLMEDLRRQKSQTDAEFSALMARLDSTEKENAFLRYEFHMLEKELEIRSEEMEYNRRSAEESHKQHLESMMRITELEQECQRLHLLLRKRLPGPVSMTMKNEAKMMGRDQTEMRRRKLNPTRDMIVRDANMGNSPEIPNKNMSFMIEQLRNMEEENKVLRDILTRKNSELLSSRNMHSQTASRLSQAEKSMELARCSPIPNDVSRSSRYDICSDDGMSSSESWAGALLSELEHFRSGRLKSPQQHKEMEVSDMSLMDDFVEMEKLAIVSADTPPKNAHNLRFNGKDLVRVEVQSSVSDIRKYGESRDVVPESSFDWLQVVLKAMLEQKNVSKRSLDELFEDIKIALGYLKQPTKHEASKTAEYQEESLCLALVASSNENKVGDKLQEENSRLKNELMNMESAKKEMEARLQSETEKNEALMVQLQESQQSLGTLQTELESLREAERMIEDQLENQKSINEDLDTQLTIAKAKLNEVFQKFSSLEVELEDKHNCFEELEATCLELQLQQESAAKTETPEYDISKEEKQSQPGWEITTASVKLAECQETILNLGKQLKALATPREAALFDKVFSTTSAAANTKRSSLRDRMLADEDPRAEVLKSPKDKQAMRDADAQKPSLLHSDSHNALSTPSALVNTRQGHFGSKHLAIVPSKKQGGFGFLRRLLLRRKKGSSKKPQTLAKA, from the exons ATGGACCACAAGGGTTGGCTTTGGAGGAAAAAATCTTCAGAGAAGATAATTGTTTCAACTAACAGACTTGCCATTCCTTTAGGAACAATTGAAGAAGAG GTACAAACAAATCCGCCTGAGAAAGGAAATGATGTAGAGAGACCAGGGAAAAATCTAAATGAGAAGTTAGCTTCAGTCCTCCTGGACTCTAATGTTAAAGAAGAAGGCACACCAG GAGATTTGGTACCAAAGCAAGAACTAGATGAAGCTTTGAGGCAGGGAATAGCTGCAAATGAAAGATCGATTCATTCGGATGATGCATTGAAAGAATGCATGGAACAATTAATTCTTGTTCGGGAAGAACAGGAGCAAAGAATACATGATGCTGTTATGATGACATCGAGAGAGTATGAGAAATCTCAGAAAAAATTAGAAGCTAAGTTGCGAGAGACAAGTGAACAGGTTACAAACTTAGCTGTGGAAAATACGAATCTGACCAGGGCCCTTCGAGCAAAAGAGAAGTTGATGGAAGATTTACGTAGACAGAAGTCTCAAACAGATGCAGAATTTAGTGCACTAATGGCTAGACTGGAttccacagaaaaagaaaatgccTTCTTAAGATATGAATTTCACATGCTCGAGAAGGAACTCGAGATTCGTAGCGAGGAGATGGAGTACAACCGTCGGTCTGCTGAAGAATCGCACAAACAGCACTTGGAGAGTATGATGAGAATCACAGAGTTAGAACAAGAATGTCAAagacttcatcttcttctgcgAAAACGGCTGCCAGGTCCTGTTTCGATGACTATGAAGAATGAAGCTAAAATGATGGGGAGGGATCAGACAGAGATGAGAAGAAGGAAGCTTAATCCTACTAGAGATATGATCGTAAGAGATGCCAACATGGGAAACTCTCCTGAAATACCAAATAAGAATATGAGTTTCATGATTGAGCAGTTACGTAATatggaagaagaaaacaaagttctTAGAGATATTTTAACCAGGAAAAACTCTGAGCTCCTTTCTTCGAGGAACATGCATTCTCAAACAGCTTCCAGATTGTCTCAAGCTGAGAAATCTATGGAGCTGGCACGATGTAGTCCCATCCCAAATGATGTTTCTCGATCTTCAAGGTATGACATTTGCAGTGATGATGGGATGAGTTCCTCCGAATCTTGGGCTGGTGCATTACTGTCAGAGTTGGAACATTTTAGAAGTGGGAGGCTTAAAAGTCCACAGCAGCACAAAGAAATGGAGGTTTCAGACATGAGCTTAATGGATGATTTTGTTGAGATGGAGAAATTGGCAATAGTTTCTGCAGATACACCTCCTAAAAATGCCCATAATCTTCGTTTTAATGGTAAGGACCTGGTACGAGTTGAAGTTCAATCTAGCGTCAGTGACATAAGAAAGTATGGCGAGTCCAGAGATGTAGTACCTGAGAGTTCTTTTGACTGGCTTCAGGTTGTTTTAAAAGCaatgttggagcaaaagaatGTTTCAAAACGAAGTCTAGATGAGCTATTTGAGGACATCAAAATTGCTTTGGGTTACCTAAAACAGCCAACTAAGCATGAGGCTAGTAAAACTGCAGAATATCAAGAGGAGTCACTGTGTCTTGCTCTAGTTGCTTCCTCAAATGAAAACAAGGTTGGTGATAAATTGCAAGAAGAAAACAGCAGATTAAAAAATGAACTGATGAATATGGAATCTGCAAAGAAAGAAATGGAAGCTAGGCTACAGTCAGAAACTGAAAAGAATGAAGCGTTGATGGTACAACTTCAGGAATCACAGCAAAGCCTTGGAACCTTACAAACAGAACTGGAGAGTCTGAGAGAAGCGGAGAGGATGATAGAAGACCAGCTCGAAAATCAGAAGTCGATTAATGAAGATCTCGATACCCAGCTGACTATTGCCAAAGCAAAGTTAAATGAAGTCTTCCAGAAGTTCTCGTCTTTAGAAGTGGAATTGGAGGATAAACATAACTGTTTTGAAGAATTAGAAGCAACATGTCTTGAGCTCCAACTCCAGCAAGAAAG TGCTGCAAAGACGGAAACTCCAGAGTATGACATAAGCAAAGAGGAAAAACAGTCCCAACCT GGATGGGAAATCACAACAGCTTCAGTGAAGTTGGCAGAGTGCCAAGAAACCATCCTAAACTTGGGAAAACAGCTGAAGGCACTAGCTACACCAAGAGAAGCAGCACTGTTTGACAAGGTGTTCTCGACCACCAGCGCTGCAGCCAACACCAAGCGCTCTTCCCTACGTGATCGAATGCTAGCTGATGAAGATCCCAGAGCAGAGGTTCTGAAGTCTCCAAAAGATAAACAAGCAATGAGGGATGCAGATGCACAGAAACCATCCCTCCTTCACTCTGATAGTCATAACGCATTGTCCACTCCTAGTGCTCTGGTAAATACGCGGCAAGGTCATTTTGGTTCAAAGCATCTGGCTATTGTGCCGAGTAAGAAACAgggaggttttggttttctaaGGAGGCTACTGCTGAGGAGGAAGAAAGGAAGCAGCAAGAAACCCCAAACCTTGGCCAAAGCTTGA
- the LOC133735242 gene encoding wax ester synthase/diacylglycerol acyltransferase 11-like yields MGSSAAAATTDSDEPVTPAGRLFLQPQMNQIIYCVIGFKNPIDIDSLKSQVRSSLMLTHPRFSSLMVRDSRGRERWHKTTHIDLDRHVIVLHDPVSSSSDDDETAVNDYLADLSTGSGLPTDKPMWEFHLLIAHKVGIFRIHHALGDGISLMSMFLASCRRADDEEKLPTLASGKSKGVNKRKGLWVLLCGFVAMVWFSLVFVVEFMLRCLWVCDRKTEISGGDGVELWPRKLATAKFRLQDMKLVKKAVPNATINDVLFGVISSGISRYLDHRKPNALPEGVQITGVAMTNLREQPGLQELSDLMRSNSGSSWGNKFGMLLLPIYYHNSKSNGDPLAYLKRSKVMIDKKKQSVEGHFSYKIGLFVMTYFGPKVATWLNYRILCNTSFTISNILGPQEEITVGGNPITYLRASSSSLPHALTMHMVSYAERADMQILVAKDIIPDPAFLAKCFEEALLDMKEAAAAITET; encoded by the exons ATGGGTTCGTCGGCGGCAGCGGCAACAACCGACTCCGACGAGCCCGTGACCCCTGCCGGCCGTCTCTTCCTCCAGCCCCAAATGAACCAAATAATCTACTGCGTCATCGGCTTCAAAAACCCAATCGACATCGACTCCCTCAAATCCCAGGTCAGGTCCTCCCTCATGCTCACCCACCCAAGATTCTCCAGCCTCATGGTGCGTGACTCCCGCGGCCGAGAACGCTGGCACAAAACCACCCACATCGACCTCGACCGCCACGTCATCGTCCTCCACGACcccgtctcctcctcctccgacgaCGACGAGACCGCCGTCAACGACTACCTGGCCGACCTCTCCACCGGCTCGGGGCTCCCCACCGACAAACCCATGTGGGAGTTTCATCTCCTGATTGCTCACAAGGTTGGGATATTCCGAATCCACCATGCTTTGGGAGATGGGATATCGCTTATGTCGATGTTCTTGGCGAGTTGCCGGAGAGCCGACGACGAGGAGAAGTTGCCGACTTTGGCGTCGGGAAAGAGTAAAGGCGTGAATAAGAGGAAGGGTCTGTGGGTTTTGCTGTGTGGGTTTGTGGCAATGGTATGGTTTAGCTTGGTGTTTGTGGTGGAGTTTATGTTGAGGTGTTTGTGGGTTTGTGATCGGAAAACTGAGATCAGTGGAGGTGATGGGGTTGAGCTCTGGCCTAGGAAATTAGCTACTGCAAAGTTTAGGCTTCAAGATATGAAGCTTGTGAAGAAAGCTGTTCCTAATGCG ACCATCAATGATGTACTTTTTGGGGTGATTTCATCAGGGATATCAAGATACTTGGATCACAGAAAACCAAATG CTTTGCCTGAGGGTGTTCAAATTACAGGGGTAGCCATGACTAATCTGAGAGAGCAACCTGGATTGCAG GAACTATCCGATTTGATGAGAAGCAATTCAGGATCAAGTTGGGGCAACAAGTTCGGCATGCTTCTCCTACCTATATATTATCATAACTCTAAGAGCAATGGCGACCCTCTAGCCTATCTCAAGAGATCAAAGGTGATGATTGACAAGAAGAAGCAATCTGTAGAGGGTCATTTCTCATACAAAATTGGGTTGTTTGTGATGACCTACTTTGGACCAAAG GTTGCTACCTGGCTGAATTACCGGATTCTCTGCAATACTAGCTTTACTATCTCAAATATACTCGGTCCACAAGAAGAAATTACAGTTGGAGGCAACCCTATAACTTACCTAAGAGCCAGTTCATCAAGTTTGCCCCAT GCACTCACAATGCACATGGTGAGCTATGCTGAAAGGGCAGACATGCAAATATTGGTGGCTAAAGATATCATCCCTGACCCAGCATTTCTCGCTAAGTGCTTCGAAGAGGCCTTACTTGATATGAAGGAAGCAGCTGCAGCCATCACAGAAACCTAG